Part of the Elusimicrobiota bacterium genome, TTGCAACCGCGAAAGCTTCTTCTTATGTTAAACAAAGAAAATGGGTTGCGTTTGGGTTTGCAAAACTCGGGAAAACAATAGAAAAAAATTCAATAATACAAACCGGAATTGATTTGTCTTGCAGGCAAATAGCAATAGATTTAGCGTCCGAAGTTAGCAAGTGACGTTTTTTTAAAAATATTAAATTTGTTTCATCACAAAGCAGATAAAATAAGAAAAGCCTGAAATAATTTCAGGTATAACTAAAGGAGGAATCAATGTCAGAATCGCCGAACAAAGGGAATATGGAATTGTTCATCATTTACGGAATTATTGCATTGGTAGTTTTAGGTATTTTTTTTATGAGAAGAAGCTGGCAGCCTTTTTTAAACAAGCTGTTTACACTAGCTCCGAACGCGCCGGCAACAATTGTATATGATTGGCGTAAAGTTGATGTTGGAAATACGGGTGTTTCAATCGATTCTCCGGCAGAACTTAAACCAAGAGTAATTACTTTGCCTGCCAATGTAAAGCCGTTGGTTGAAGAAATGGTCACATTCGGATTTACTTCTCAGCCGTTGAATATTGAAGTGGTTTCTGTTTTATATACTCCCCAAGTAGTCCCGAATATTAACGGGGCAGAACAAGGCGCCATATCTAATTTAAAACGCCTGCCCTTAGTTAAAAAAGTAGAATATGTTTCAAAACAGTTCAGCGCGTCAGGCAAAAAAGGCATACTTTTAGACGGAACCTTTGAAGCTCTAAGGAATAAAATGGGTTTTAAAGGAGTCATATTGATTGAAGGTTCAAATATGTGGCAGGTTGTAACAATTTATAAATTCTCAGATAAACAAGCTGTTGAAGCGGTTCAAAGAATTATAGATTCAATAAAAATAGAGAAAAAAACCAGCTAAATTCTTTGGATAATTTTGAGTAATTTTTTGCCTTCCTAAATTTTAGCGCGAAATTTGCGATATTTCCTTCATTTTTTTCGGAGGTTCTAAGCTTCAATGCGTTGCCCTTTTTGCGGCAGTTTTGATGATCAGGTAATCGATTCCCGACCTTTGGATCAGTCTGCGTCAATCCGAAGGAGAAGAGAATGCAGTTCCTGCCGGAGGCGGTTTACTACTTACGAACGACTTGAAGATTTGCCGCTGGTAGTTATAAAATCAGATCAAAGAAGGGAGCCGTTTGACCCTCAAAAAGTGAGAAGAGGGATCATTGTTGCCTGCAAAAAAAGGCCCGTGCCTACAGATACAATTGATAGAATTATCGGGGAAATTGAATATGAGCTGCAGGAATATATGACAGAAGTTCCAAGCAAGATAATAGGCGAAAAAGTCCTTGAAAAACTAAAAGATATTGATCTTGTTGCCTATATCAGGTTTGCTTCCGTTTATAAAAAATTTGACAGCATAAACAAATTTATCAAAGAACTGCAAAAACTTAAAAAAACCAAGAAACCGCTTTCAAAAAGGAAAAAGAAATGATTAAACCTGACAAGTGGATTATTAAAATGTCTCAGCAATACAAAATGATAGAACCCTTCGCAAAAGAACAGGTTAAAGAAGGCGTAATTTCTTACGGCGTTTCTTCCTACGGATACGACATGAGAATATCCGATGAGTTCAAGGTGTTTACTCCTAACGGCGCGGCGGCTATAGATCCAAAAAATTTTAATTCCGGTATTTTTAAAGATATAAAAGCTGACGGGTTTCTTTTGCTTCCGCCACACTCTTATGCTTTGGGCAAAAGCGTTGAATATTTTAAAATTCCCCGCAATGTAATAACTGCCTGTTTCGGGAAATCTAC contains:
- the dcd gene encoding dCTP deaminase — its product is MIKPDKWIIKMSQQYKMIEPFAKEQVKEGVISYGVSSYGYDMRISDEFKVFTPNGAAAIDPKNFNSGIFKDIKADGFLLLPPHSYALGKSVEYFKIPRNVITACFGKSTYARCGLVINVTPFEPEWEGFVTISISNTSSLPVKIYCNEGIAQVLFFESDEICDISYSDRKGKYQVQKHITHAKI
- the nrdR gene encoding transcriptional regulator NrdR, which encodes MRCPFCGSFDDQVIDSRPLDQSASIRRRRECSSCRRRFTTYERLEDLPLVVIKSDQRREPFDPQKVRRGIIVACKKRPVPTDTIDRIIGEIEYELQEYMTEVPSKIIGEKVLEKLKDIDLVAYIRFASVYKKFDSINKFIKELQKLKKTKKPLSKRKKK